A window from Physeter macrocephalus isolate SW-GA chromosome 11, ASM283717v5, whole genome shotgun sequence encodes these proteins:
- the CHAC1 gene encoding glutathione-specific gamma-glutamylcyclotransferase 1 has translation MKQESAAQSTPSASPPPSQPPQDDCDPQALWIFGYGSLVWRPDFAYSDSRVGFVRGYSRRFWQGDTFHRGSDKMPGRVVTLLEDREGCTWGVAYQVQGEQVNEALKYLNVREAVLGSYDTKEVTFYPQDTPDQPLKALAYVATPQNPGYLGPAPEEAIATQILACRGFSGHNLEYLLRLADFMQLCGPQAQDEHLAAIVDAVGTMLPCFCPTEQALALV, from the exons ATGAAGCAGGAGTCTGCAGCCCAGAGCACCCCGTCCGCCTCACCGCCCCCCTCGCAGCCCCCCCAGGACGACTGCGACCCCCAAGCGTTGTGGATTTTCGGGTACGGCTCCCTGGTGTGGAGGCCCGACTTCGCCTACAGCGACAGCCGCGTGGGCTTCGTGCGTGGCTACAGCCGCCGCTTCTGGCAGGGAGACACCTTCCATCGGGGCAGCGACAAGATG cctggtCGTGTGGTGACCCTCCTTGAAGATCGTGAG GGCTGCACTTGGGGTGTGGCGTACCAGGTGCAAGGTGAGCAGGTGAATGAGGCCCTGAAGTACCTGAATGTGCGGGAGGCAGTGCTTGGCAGCTATGATACCAAGGAGGTCACCTTCTACCCTCAAGATACCCCTGACCAACCACTCAAGGCATTGGCCTACGTGGCCACCCCGCAGAACCCTGGTTACCTGGGCCCTGCGCCTGAGGAGGCCATCGCTACGCAGATCCTGGCCTGCCGAGGCTTCTCTGGCCACAACCTTGAGTACTTGCTGCGCCTGGCAGACTTCATGCAGCTCTGTGGGCCCCAGGCACAGGACGAGCACCTAGCAGCCATCGTGGATGCTGTAGGCACCATGCTGCCCTGCTTCTGCCCCACTGAGCAGGCTTTGGCACTGGTCTGA